From one Gossypium hirsutum isolate 1008001.06 chromosome D08, Gossypium_hirsutum_v2.1, whole genome shotgun sequence genomic stretch:
- the LOC107899105 gene encoding protein MAIN-LIKE 1-like: MDPNPNVLLNNNDHIASIVHKDLYRIVRPRLHDPSYFPDQRVILYLNVAGFGVAAYIQIFELQADLISALVERWRPETHTFHLPCGEVSITLQDVAVQLRLSINGEAVIGLGKVPDP, encoded by the exons ATGGATCCTAATCCGAATGTTCTTTTAAATAACAACGACCACATTGCAAGCATTGTGCACAAG GATTTGTACAGAATTGTTAGACCCCGGTTGCATGATCCCAGTTATTTTCCCGATCAAAGAGTTATACTATATTTGAATGTAGCGGGTTTTGGGGTTGCCGCGTACATTCAGATATTTGAGCTACAGGCAGATTTAATATCAGCATTAGTTGAAAGATGGCGCCCGGAGACACATACATTCCACCTCCCATGTGGGGAGGTAAGTATTACGCTACAAGACGTAGCAGTCCAACTAAGGCTGTCTATAAATGGAGAAGCAGTGATCGGGCTTGGAAAAGTGCCCGATCCGTAG